CTCCGGGTATTCTTTTATGTATTCTATGGAGCCGTCTTTTGTGTTGATTCCTACGTAGTCGGGGCTTTCGACGATGGAAGGGATGGACTCCCCGTATTTCGCGTATTCGTAGGGGTGTCTCGACAGCATGTGCCTTATGTTCCCGGGCCCTATGAGTATGGGCGCGCCCGCTGCGAATCGCAGGCCCAGCAGGTTTTTTATTTCGACTGAAAGTGTTCCGACTATCGCATTTGCCATCGCATATCCCCCACGCGGGCAATTATAGCATAGCCGGTATGGGGGGCCGCCTTCGGGCGGTTTTTTATTGAGGAGGCGGTTTTTTGTGAGTATGTTCGACGACGCGATGGAGAGGGACGTCTTCAGCGGGGTGAAGGTGGGGCCGGCTCTTTCGGAGGCGGAGGCCGTGGCGCGGGGGCTTTCCGCGGATTCTCTGGGGCTGAAGCTGGAGGAGGTTTATACGAAGTATGCGGCCGAGGATCCGGAGGCGCACGCGCGGCGCGTCTGGACTGCGGAGGCCGTCGGGGTGCCCCAGTGGATACAGGAGCGCGACGAGATGTACGCCAAGGAGGCGGAGAGGCGCCTGGCGCTGCTGACTAAGGG
This sequence is a window from Synergistes jonesii. Protein-coding genes within it:
- a CDS encoding PBECR3 domain-containing polyvalent protein, translated to MANAIVGTLSVEIKNLLGLRFAAGAPILIGPGNIRHMLSRHPYEYAKYGESIPSIVESPDYVGINTKDGSIEYIKEYPENREFIKAAVRASGEGSLFVRSLYVVSGVKILRFVNSGRLRRPPAPAHPPAQDAKT